The Streptomyces camelliae genome window below encodes:
- the rbsK gene encoding ribokinase codes for MTHIVVLGSTNMDLVTYVTKAPQRGETVTGREFRTIPGGKGANQAIAAARAGATVSMIGAVGNDAFGQRMRETLEHSGVDTDFLRTVEGHSGTAHIVVDDEGGNAIVVIPGANGTVDHLSPGDEGVIASADALLLQLEIPMAAVVAGAQAARRHGVRTVLTPSPAQPLPPELLAATELLVANEYEAITLTGRTDPREAAAALLDLVPEIVVTLGATGSLYRARGAEPLVVPAPRVTAVDSTGAGDTFVGALAVALAEEKPVREALSWAAAAAAISVQREGASASMPYRPEIEAQYHA; via the coding sequence ATGACCCACATCGTCGTCCTCGGCAGCACCAACATGGACCTCGTCACCTACGTCACGAAGGCCCCGCAGCGCGGCGAGACCGTGACCGGACGGGAGTTCCGTACGATCCCCGGCGGCAAGGGCGCCAACCAGGCGATCGCCGCGGCCCGCGCCGGCGCAACCGTCTCGATGATCGGCGCGGTCGGCAACGACGCCTTCGGCCAGCGCATGCGCGAGACCCTCGAACACTCCGGCGTGGACACCGACTTCCTGCGCACGGTCGAGGGCCACTCCGGGACCGCGCACATCGTGGTGGACGACGAGGGTGGCAACGCGATCGTCGTGATCCCCGGCGCGAACGGCACCGTCGACCATCTCTCCCCCGGCGACGAGGGCGTGATCGCCTCCGCCGACGCGCTGCTGCTGCAGCTGGAGATCCCGATGGCGGCCGTCGTCGCGGGCGCGCAGGCGGCCCGCCGGCATGGGGTCCGTACGGTCCTCACCCCGTCCCCCGCCCAGCCGCTGCCGCCCGAACTCCTCGCCGCGACCGAGCTGTTGGTGGCCAACGAGTACGAGGCGATCACCCTCACCGGCCGCACCGACCCGCGCGAGGCCGCCGCCGCCCTGCTGGACCTGGTGCCGGAGATCGTCGTCACCCTGGGCGCGACCGGCAGCCTGTACCGGGCCCGGGGTGCCGAGCCACTCGTGGTCCCGGCGCCGCGGGTGACCGCCGTCGACTCCACGGGTGCCGGGGACACCTTCGTCGGCGCGCTCGCGGTGGCCCTCGCCGAGGAGAAACCGGTGCGGGAGGCCCTGTCCTGGGCGGCCGCCGCCGCGGCGATCTCCGTCCAGCGGGAAGGGGCATCGGCGTCGATGCCGTACCGCCCGGAGATCGAGGCCCAGTACCACGCATGA
- a CDS encoding ADP-ribosylglycohydrolase family protein, whose amino-acid sequence MLRLTWVQPEDLLGHELRQARLDGREPSAIEARWRAAGGPDAPERAGASPHRASRYLRLLAEDLLDELADLPSRLMEDEPTDLEKIKSLCAHWPATPVRRRGPDPTALEAAWLGRAIGCLLGKPVEKLSLDGIRALAGAAGNWPLTTYFTAVGVPGDLLAAHPWNRRSAATSLAENIDGMPEDDDLNYPLLNLLLLQRHGRSFTTMDVARLWLDELPPGRVFTAERIAYRNLLTGIEPPHTARHRNPFREWIGALIRADVHGWTNPGDPAAAAEQAYRDAVLTHTANGVYAAMFTAAVIAVAATGSHDVHACLRAGRGVIPPRSRLAKAIDRAIQLATHHSDFTDVVDELHATYAPAHHWVHAIPNTALTVAALTHADGDFGGSICHAVSGGWDTDSNGATAGSVAGLLAGGPAALPEHWRAPLKNRLASTVADFDGTGFDTLAHLTHLETARP is encoded by the coding sequence ATGCTCCGACTGACCTGGGTCCAGCCGGAGGACCTGCTGGGGCACGAGCTCCGCCAGGCCCGTCTGGACGGCCGCGAGCCGTCGGCGATCGAGGCCCGCTGGCGCGCGGCGGGCGGCCCGGACGCGCCCGAGCGGGCGGGGGCCTCCCCGCACCGCGCGTCCCGCTATCTGCGTCTGCTGGCAGAGGATCTGCTGGACGAACTGGCCGATCTGCCGAGCAGGTTGATGGAGGACGAGCCGACGGACCTGGAGAAGATCAAGTCCCTGTGCGCCCACTGGCCGGCCACCCCTGTGCGCCGCCGCGGCCCCGACCCGACCGCCCTCGAAGCCGCCTGGCTCGGCCGGGCCATCGGCTGTCTGCTCGGCAAGCCCGTCGAGAAACTGTCCCTCGACGGCATCCGTGCCCTCGCGGGGGCCGCCGGCAACTGGCCGCTCACCACCTACTTCACCGCCGTCGGCGTACCCGGAGACCTCCTCGCCGCCCACCCCTGGAACCGCCGCTCGGCCGCCACCTCCCTCGCCGAGAACATCGACGGGATGCCGGAGGACGACGACCTCAACTACCCCCTCCTCAACCTCCTGCTCCTCCAGCGCCACGGAAGGTCCTTCACGACCATGGACGTGGCCCGGCTCTGGCTGGACGAGCTTCCGCCCGGCCGCGTCTTCACGGCCGAGCGCATCGCCTACCGCAATCTCCTGACCGGCATCGAGCCCCCGCACACGGCCCGGCACCGCAACCCCTTCCGCGAGTGGATCGGCGCCCTGATCCGCGCCGACGTGCACGGCTGGACCAACCCCGGCGACCCGGCTGCGGCGGCCGAACAGGCGTACCGCGACGCGGTGTTGACCCACACCGCCAACGGCGTCTACGCGGCGATGTTCACGGCCGCCGTCATCGCCGTCGCGGCCACCGGCAGTCACGACGTCCACGCCTGCCTGCGCGCCGGCCGCGGGGTGATCCCGCCTCGCTCCCGGCTCGCGAAGGCGATCGACCGCGCCATTCAACTGGCCACGCATCACAGCGACTTCACCGACGTCGTCGATGAACTCCACGCCACCTACGCCCCCGCCCATCACTGGGTCCACGCGATCCCCAACACCGCCCTGACCGTCGCCGCCCTCACTCACGCGGACGGCGACTTCGGCGGGTCCATCTGCCATGCGGTGTCGGGGGGTTGGGACACCGACTCGAACGGTGCCACGGCCGGCAGCGTCGCCGGTCTGCTCGCGGGCGGCCCGGCGGCGCTCCCCGAGCACTGGCGAGCCCCGCTGAAGAACCGGCTCGCCAGCACCGTCGCCGACTTCGACGGCACCGGCTTCGACACCCTCGCCCACCTCACCCATCTGGAGACGGCCCGCCCATGA